A region from the Perca fluviatilis chromosome 16, GENO_Pfluv_1.0, whole genome shotgun sequence genome encodes:
- the ugt5d1 gene encoding UDP glucuronosyltransferase 5 family, polypeptide D1 isoform X1: protein MNHRSSGKLPVLGMDEMLKLKRSLMLLSISYIPETMSLHRMCGIFVFLSVCLISFTSPCNGGKILVFPVDGSHWINMKILLEELHAKGHSITLIRSSSSWYISEKSPLYKSINIEMDTGFESFFEVYLQEHMRAQREGASALTFFKLTKDFMSMISQAHSLWADALTRFFDDENLVKSLKDSQFDLVLTDPAIAPGVVIAKYLKLPMVLNVRWITSGEGHFAIAPSPVSYIPVPGSGLTDKMNFIQRVKNILFYGIVVFQQEFMVGPSYDAICDKYIQGGCDIISLLQEADIWLFRSDFVFEFPRPTMPNVIYIGGFQCKPAQPLPADLEEFVQSAGEHGVIIMTLGTLVNALPKEVADEIASVFAKMPHKVIWRHKGERPSTLGNNTMIVDWMPQKDLLGHPQTKVFVAHGGTNGVQEAIYHGVPVLGIPLFFDQYDNLLRLQERGAGKIIQLADVNGQSFEQGIHEVLYHDSYRQNMQRLSRLHRDQPMTPMDQAIFWVEYVMRHKGAPHLRTEAYKMRWYAYYCLDVLLLLLTAATVLFISTLAIFRFLCCRAIIMTKTKQH from the exons ATGAACCATCGGTCTTCGGGCAAGTTGCCAGTCTTGGGCATGG ATGAAATGTTGAAACTGAAGAGATCTCTCATGTTGCTATCTATCTCTTACATTCCAGAAACCATGTCATTGCATCGTATGTGTGGAATATTTGTATTCCTCAGTGTATGTCTGATTTCCTTCACATCACCTTGTAATGGAGGAAAAATTCTGGTGTTCCCTGTGGACGGCAGCCACTGGATAAATATGAAGATCCTGCTGGAAGAACTTCATGCCAAGGGACACAGCATCACTTTGATAAGGTCCTCCTCCAGCTGGTACATCTCAGAAAAGTCTCCCCTCTACAAATCCATTAACATTGAAATGGATACAGGTTTCGAGAGCTTCTTTGAGGTGTACCTACAGGAGCATATGAGG GCGCAGAGAGAGGGGGCTTCAGCACTTACTTTCTTCAAACTCACCAAGGATTTCATGTCTATGATTTCTCAGGCTCATTCATTGTGGGCTGATGCCCTCACTCGATTCTTTGATGATGAAAATTTGGTCAAAAGCTTAAAGGATTCCCAATTTGATCTTGTTCTCACTGACCCAGCTATAGCACCAGGGGTCGTAATAGCCAAGTATCTTAAACTGCCCATGGTACTTAATGTTCGCTGGATCACCAGCGGTGAAGGCCACTTTGCGATAGCCCCTTCACCAGTCTCTTATATCCCAGTGCCAGGATCGGGCTTAACGGACAAAATGAATTTCATCCAAAGGGTCAAGAACATTCTTTTCTACGGCATTGTAGTATTCCAGCAGGAATTCATGGTGGGGCCGAGCTATGATGCCATCTGTGATAAATACATCCAGGGTGGATGTGACATCATCTCGCTACTTCAGGAAGCAGATATTTGGCTGTTCCGGtcagattttgtttttgaattCCCTCGGCCCACAATGCCAAATGTTATCTACATAGGAGGGTTCCAGTGCAAACCAGCTCAACCTCTGCCAGCAGACCTGGAGGAGTTTGTTCAGAGTGCGGGGGAGCACGGAGTTATCATCATGACTCTGGGAACTTTGGTCAACGCTTTGCCCAAAGAGGTTGCAGATGAAATCGCCAGTGTCTTTGCCAAGATGCCTCACAAG GTGATTTGGAGGCACAAGGGGGAGCGTCCCTCTACTTTGGGAAACAACACCATGATAGTGGACTGGATGCCACAGAAGGACCTCCTGGGCCACCCGCAGACCAAAGTCTTTGTAGCTCATGGAGGAACCAACGGAGTCCAGGAGGCCATTTACCACGGGGTCCCTGTGCTCGGTATACCCTTGTTCTTTGACCAGTATGACAACCTTTTACGTCTGCAGGAGAGAGGTGCCGGAAAGATCATTCAGCTAGCTGATGTTAACGGCCAAAGTTTTGAGCAAGGTATTCACGAAGTGCTCTATCACGACAGCTACAGACAGAACATGCAAAGACTCTCACGTTTGCACAGAGATCAGCCGATGACACCCATGGATCAGGCCATCTTCTGGGTGGAATATGTGATGCGCCATAAAGGGGCTCCTCATCTGCGTACAGAGGCCTATAAGATGCGTTGGTATGCATACTACTGTTTAGATGTACTGCTACTATTGCTGACTGCAGCAACTGTACTGTTTATTTCTACTTTGGCCATTTTCAGGTTTCTATGCTGCAGAGCTATAATAATGACCAAAACCAAACAACACTGA
- the ugt5d1 gene encoding UDP glucuronosyltransferase 5 family, polypeptide D1 isoform X2, whose translation MNHRSSGKLPVLGMETMSLHRMCGIFVFLSVCLISFTSPCNGGKILVFPVDGSHWINMKILLEELHAKGHSITLIRSSSSWYISEKSPLYKSINIEMDTGFESFFEVYLQEHMRAQREGASALTFFKLTKDFMSMISQAHSLWADALTRFFDDENLVKSLKDSQFDLVLTDPAIAPGVVIAKYLKLPMVLNVRWITSGEGHFAIAPSPVSYIPVPGSGLTDKMNFIQRVKNILFYGIVVFQQEFMVGPSYDAICDKYIQGGCDIISLLQEADIWLFRSDFVFEFPRPTMPNVIYIGGFQCKPAQPLPADLEEFVQSAGEHGVIIMTLGTLVNALPKEVADEIASVFAKMPHKVIWRHKGERPSTLGNNTMIVDWMPQKDLLGHPQTKVFVAHGGTNGVQEAIYHGVPVLGIPLFFDQYDNLLRLQERGAGKIIQLADVNGQSFEQGIHEVLYHDSYRQNMQRLSRLHRDQPMTPMDQAIFWVEYVMRHKGAPHLRTEAYKMRWYAYYCLDVLLLLLTAATVLFISTLAIFRFLCCRAIIMTKTKQH comes from the exons ATGAACCATCGGTCTTCGGGCAAGTTGCCAGTCTTGGGCATGG AAACCATGTCATTGCATCGTATGTGTGGAATATTTGTATTCCTCAGTGTATGTCTGATTTCCTTCACATCACCTTGTAATGGAGGAAAAATTCTGGTGTTCCCTGTGGACGGCAGCCACTGGATAAATATGAAGATCCTGCTGGAAGAACTTCATGCCAAGGGACACAGCATCACTTTGATAAGGTCCTCCTCCAGCTGGTACATCTCAGAAAAGTCTCCCCTCTACAAATCCATTAACATTGAAATGGATACAGGTTTCGAGAGCTTCTTTGAGGTGTACCTACAGGAGCATATGAGG GCGCAGAGAGAGGGGGCTTCAGCACTTACTTTCTTCAAACTCACCAAGGATTTCATGTCTATGATTTCTCAGGCTCATTCATTGTGGGCTGATGCCCTCACTCGATTCTTTGATGATGAAAATTTGGTCAAAAGCTTAAAGGATTCCCAATTTGATCTTGTTCTCACTGACCCAGCTATAGCACCAGGGGTCGTAATAGCCAAGTATCTTAAACTGCCCATGGTACTTAATGTTCGCTGGATCACCAGCGGTGAAGGCCACTTTGCGATAGCCCCTTCACCAGTCTCTTATATCCCAGTGCCAGGATCGGGCTTAACGGACAAAATGAATTTCATCCAAAGGGTCAAGAACATTCTTTTCTACGGCATTGTAGTATTCCAGCAGGAATTCATGGTGGGGCCGAGCTATGATGCCATCTGTGATAAATACATCCAGGGTGGATGTGACATCATCTCGCTACTTCAGGAAGCAGATATTTGGCTGTTCCGGtcagattttgtttttgaattCCCTCGGCCCACAATGCCAAATGTTATCTACATAGGAGGGTTCCAGTGCAAACCAGCTCAACCTCTGCCAGCAGACCTGGAGGAGTTTGTTCAGAGTGCGGGGGAGCACGGAGTTATCATCATGACTCTGGGAACTTTGGTCAACGCTTTGCCCAAAGAGGTTGCAGATGAAATCGCCAGTGTCTTTGCCAAGATGCCTCACAAG GTGATTTGGAGGCACAAGGGGGAGCGTCCCTCTACTTTGGGAAACAACACCATGATAGTGGACTGGATGCCACAGAAGGACCTCCTGGGCCACCCGCAGACCAAAGTCTTTGTAGCTCATGGAGGAACCAACGGAGTCCAGGAGGCCATTTACCACGGGGTCCCTGTGCTCGGTATACCCTTGTTCTTTGACCAGTATGACAACCTTTTACGTCTGCAGGAGAGAGGTGCCGGAAAGATCATTCAGCTAGCTGATGTTAACGGCCAAAGTTTTGAGCAAGGTATTCACGAAGTGCTCTATCACGACAGCTACAGACAGAACATGCAAAGACTCTCACGTTTGCACAGAGATCAGCCGATGACACCCATGGATCAGGCCATCTTCTGGGTGGAATATGTGATGCGCCATAAAGGGGCTCCTCATCTGCGTACAGAGGCCTATAAGATGCGTTGGTATGCATACTACTGTTTAGATGTACTGCTACTATTGCTGACTGCAGCAACTGTACTGTTTATTTCTACTTTGGCCATTTTCAGGTTTCTATGCTGCAGAGCTATAATAATGACCAAAACCAAACAACACTGA